A genomic segment from Peromyscus maniculatus bairdii isolate BWxNUB_F1_BW_parent chromosome 11, HU_Pman_BW_mat_3.1, whole genome shotgun sequence encodes:
- the Tfb2m gene encoding dimethyladenosine transferase 2, mitochondrial isoform X1, which translates to MWGPGIGLPPRLALSLLAGPARSCVLGSGAATRKDGQARNRRDFSDFYLQPLFDPDFDESPYYAPKGRPEPTRHVACKKLARNLVRNILGFQKPSRQLVLECNPGPGILTEALLKAGTRVIAFESEASHIPHLKDLRNSIGRELQVVHSDFFKMDPRQQEIIKPEYDSRVVFQNLGIKALPWSAGVPVKIFGILPNKDERRILWKILFDLYSCESIYRYGRVELNLFVTEKHFQRLIATPKRPDLYHVLSVLWQVACDIKFIQMEPWSSFSVYPENGHLEKSKLPDSLDPMKQNLYFIQMTPRRSLFTENLSPLNYDTFFHMVKHCFGKRSAPIIQHLRSLSTVEPIEILRQVRIRPGWTILKLYPQDFKRLFETIESSEESLFKWVYDNSLEDIMI; encoded by the exons ATGTGGGGCCCGGGGATAGGGCTGCCTCCGCGGCTGGCGCTGTCACTGTTGGCCGGTCCCGCTCGCTCTTGTGTTCTGGGGTCTGGAGCGGCGACGCGGAAGGACGGGCAAGCGAGGAACCGTCGTGACTTCTCTGACTTCTACCTGCAGCCGTTATTTGATCCTGATTTCGATGAATCACCCTATTATGCACCCAAGGGTCGACCCGAGCCTACGCGTCATGTAGCGTGTAAGAAATTGGCCAGGAACCTGGTACGAAACATCCTGGGGTTCCAAAAACCGTCCCGTCAACTTGTACTAGAGTGCAATCCAG GTCCTGGAATCCTGACTGAGGCATTACTTAAAGCTGGTACCAGAGTGATTGCCTTTGAAAGTGAAGCATCTCATATTCCACATTTAAAG GACTTGAGGAATAGTATTGGTAGAGAGTTGCAGGTGGTTCACAGTGACTTCTTTAAAATGGAtcccaggcaacaggaaataataaaaccagAATATGATTCACGTGTCGTTTTTCAGAATTTGGGAATAAAAGCACTTCCTTGGTCagcag GTGTTCCTGTAAAAATATTTGGAATCCTACCAAATAAAGACGAAAGACGAATACTTTGGAAAATTCTGTTCGATCTGTATTCCTGCGAGTCTATATACAGATACGGACGAGTAGAGCTGAATCTGTTTGTTACTGAAAAACACTTCCAG AGACTAATAGCAACTCCTAAAAGGCCAGACTTGTATCATGTGTTGAGTGTGCTTTGGCAAGTGGCTTGTGATATTAAGTTTATTCAAATG GAACCTTGGTCCTCATTTAGTGTGTATCCCGAAAATGGGCACTTAGAGAAGTCAAAGCTTCCG GACTCACTAGACCCAATGAAACAAAACctatattttattcaaatgacTCCTCGTAGAAGTTTATTTACAGAAAACTTAAGTCCCTTGAATTATGATACTTTTTTCCACATGGTGAAGCACTGCTTTGGGAAGCGCAGTGCTCCAATAATACAACATTTACG TTCACTGAGTACAGTTGAACCGATTGAAATACTGAGGCAGGTGAGAATAAGGCCTGGATGGACAATACTTAAACTGTATCCTCAAGACTTCAAAAGACTTTTTGAAACTATCGAGAGTTCTGAAGAGTCTCTCTTCAAATGGGTCTATGATAACAGCTTGGAGGACATTATGATCTAG
- the Tfb2m gene encoding dimethyladenosine transferase 2, mitochondrial isoform X2: MWGPGIGLPPRLALSLLAGPARSCVLGSGAATRKDGQARNRRDFSDFYLQPLFDPDFDESPYYAPKGRPEPTRHVACKKLARNLVRNILGFQKPSRQLVLECNPGPGILTEALLKAGTRVIAFESEASHIPHLKDLRNSIGRELQVVHSDFFKMDPRQQEIIKPEYDSRVVFQNLGIKALPWSAGVPVKIFGILPNKDERRILWKILFDLYSCESIYRYGRVELNLFVTEKHFQRLIATPKRPDLYHVLSVLWQVACDIKFIQMEPWSSFSVYPENGHLEKSKLPFTEYS, from the exons ATGTGGGGCCCGGGGATAGGGCTGCCTCCGCGGCTGGCGCTGTCACTGTTGGCCGGTCCCGCTCGCTCTTGTGTTCTGGGGTCTGGAGCGGCGACGCGGAAGGACGGGCAAGCGAGGAACCGTCGTGACTTCTCTGACTTCTACCTGCAGCCGTTATTTGATCCTGATTTCGATGAATCACCCTATTATGCACCCAAGGGTCGACCCGAGCCTACGCGTCATGTAGCGTGTAAGAAATTGGCCAGGAACCTGGTACGAAACATCCTGGGGTTCCAAAAACCGTCCCGTCAACTTGTACTAGAGTGCAATCCAG GTCCTGGAATCCTGACTGAGGCATTACTTAAAGCTGGTACCAGAGTGATTGCCTTTGAAAGTGAAGCATCTCATATTCCACATTTAAAG GACTTGAGGAATAGTATTGGTAGAGAGTTGCAGGTGGTTCACAGTGACTTCTTTAAAATGGAtcccaggcaacaggaaataataaaaccagAATATGATTCACGTGTCGTTTTTCAGAATTTGGGAATAAAAGCACTTCCTTGGTCagcag GTGTTCCTGTAAAAATATTTGGAATCCTACCAAATAAAGACGAAAGACGAATACTTTGGAAAATTCTGTTCGATCTGTATTCCTGCGAGTCTATATACAGATACGGACGAGTAGAGCTGAATCTGTTTGTTACTGAAAAACACTTCCAG AGACTAATAGCAACTCCTAAAAGGCCAGACTTGTATCATGTGTTGAGTGTGCTTTGGCAAGTGGCTTGTGATATTAAGTTTATTCAAATG GAACCTTGGTCCTCATTTAGTGTGTATCCCGAAAATGGGCACTTAGAGAAGTCAAAGCTTCCG TTCACTGAGTACAGTTGA